A region from the Helcococcus ovis genome encodes:
- the istB gene encoding IS21-like element helper ATPase IstB codes for MENSINYERLVSNLEYLNLKQMLIYLENELNQPNISLIDGLLKLTDYEVENKKYVAANQMIKVASFPHIKTINDFDFSFNQEINENQIKMLCSLKFLEKNENIIFLGNSGVGKTHLATSIGIESAKKRISTYFIKCHDLIENLKRAKLENKLEQRIKHYTGYRLLIIDEMGYLPLNDGDERLLFQLIDKRYEKKSTIITTNLNFNEWSKLFYDEKIASAIIDRLLHHATVVSITGNSYRLKEYMKEE; via the coding sequence ATGGAAAATAGTATCAATTATGAAAGATTAGTTTCAAATTTAGAATATTTGAATTTAAAACAAATGTTAATTTATTTAGAAAATGAATTAAATCAACCAAATATATCATTAATTGATGGATTGTTAAAGTTAACTGATTATGAAGTTGAAAATAAAAAATATGTTGCAGCAAATCAAATGATAAAAGTGGCTAGTTTTCCACATATAAAAACAATAAATGACTTTGATTTTAGTTTTAATCAAGAAATAAATGAAAATCAAATAAAAATGCTTTGTTCATTAAAATTTTTAGAAAAGAATGAAAATATAATATTTCTTGGAAATAGTGGAGTTGGAAAAACTCATTTAGCAACATCGATAGGAATAGAAAGTGCTAAAAAACGAATAAGCACATATTTCATTAAATGTCATGATTTAATAGAAAACTTAAAACGAGCAAAGTTAGAAAATAAGCTAGAACAACGAATAAAACATTACACAGGATATAGATTATTAATAATTGACGAAATGGGCTATTTACCGCTAAATGATGGCGATGAAAGATTGTTATTTCAACTTATTGATAAAAGATATGAAAAGAAAAGTACGATAATAACTACAAATTTAAACTTTAATGAATGGTCAAAGCTATTTTATGATGAGAAAATAGCTTCAGCAATTATAGATAGACTGTTACACCACGCAACAGTCGTATCTATAACTGGAAATTCATACAGACTTAAAGAATATATGAAGGAGGAATAA
- a CDS encoding serpin family protein: MKKWIKLGVLSLLTLTITSCSIFGSGYNSLTKSPSKIEDKKKYFKDKLNNEWNNKEFLSGFKNYSFNLSKELLESSNDENIVFSPLSLHYAMSNLYNGGSEKSKSEILKLLNQDGEKLNENNLNLLAFSLNTFNNEGIFDTNNSVWINEADKNLVNKNFLNRSKEYYLSDVFFEDLSKKSTAKMMEKWVSEKTRNMIKPEIKPEKDTLVTLFNTLYFESKWKNEFNKNDNKNLPFKLSNATEVEKTFMSKNKKIGEYYKGSNFQMANMQFKNSIKIEFVLPDENVKIEDLIKDENKLKEILNKEYNDKAKINWLIPKFEVESKFDLIPTIKNLGLKSIFNKNENNFPYIKESDKNIFVSLIDQITSMKIDEQGGKATSKTQINLKEKSAPTSDESKIVDMKLDRPFMYILYFELDNGEKNVEMPVVIGIINK; the protein is encoded by the coding sequence ATGAAAAAATGGATTAAATTAGGTGTTTTATCACTGTTGACATTAACAATTACTTCGTGTTCAATTTTTGGTAGTGGTTATAACAGTTTAACAAAGTCACCATCTAAAATTGAAGATAAGAAAAAATATTTTAAGGATAAATTAAATAATGAATGGAATAATAAGGAATTTTTATCAGGCTTTAAAAATTATTCTTTTAATTTATCTAAGGAACTTTTAGAGAGTTCAAATGACGAAAATATAGTATTTTCTCCTTTAAGTTTACATTATGCAATGTCAAATTTATATAATGGTGGGAGTGAAAAATCTAAGTCGGAAATATTGAAATTATTAAATCAAGATGGAGAAAAATTAAATGAAAATAATCTTAATTTACTGGCGTTTTCGTTGAATACATTTAATAATGAAGGAATTTTTGATACAAATAATAGTGTTTGGATAAATGAAGCAGATAAAAATTTAGTAAATAAAAATTTCTTAAATAGATCAAAAGAGTATTATTTATCAGATGTATTTTTTGAAGATTTATCTAAGAAAAGCACTGCTAAAATGATGGAAAAATGGGTTAGTGAAAAGACCAGAAATATGATAAAACCTGAAATAAAACCTGAAAAAGATACATTAGTTACTTTATTTAATACTTTATATTTTGAATCAAAATGGAAAAATGAATTTAATAAAAATGATAATAAAAATTTACCATTTAAATTATCGAATGCTACAGAAGTAGAAAAAACTTTTATGTCAAAAAATAAAAAAATAGGAGAATATTACAAAGGTAGTAATTTTCAAATGGCAAATATGCAATTTAAAAATTCTATTAAAATAGAATTTGTGCTTCCTGATGAAAATGTAAAAATAGAAGATCTGATTAAAGATGAAAATAAATTAAAAGAAATTTTAAATAAAGAATATAATGATAAAGCAAAAATCAATTGGTTAATACCTAAATTTGAAGTGGAAAGTAAATTTGATTTAATTCCTACAATTAAGAACTTGGGACTTAAATCCATTTTTAATAAAAACGAAAATAATTTTCCATATATAAAAGAATCAGATAAAAATATTTTTGTTTCATTAATTGATCAAATTACAAGTATGAAAATAGATGAACAGGGTGGAAAGGCAACATCTAAAACACAAATAAATTTAAAAGAAAAGTCGGCTCCTACTTCGGATGAAAGTAAGATTGTAGACATGAAATTAGACAGACCATTTATGTACATATTGTATTTTGAATTAGATAACGGTGAAAAAAATGTAGAGATGCCTGTGGTTATAGGTATTATAAATAAATAA